In the genome of Impatiens glandulifera chromosome 6, dImpGla2.1, whole genome shotgun sequence, the window ttgagattgattttggggaagAAGTTAGTGccttgattttgttagcatctttaccaaatagctgggaacttatgagggcagcaattagtaattcaattggaaatgctaaactaaaatttgttgaagttagagatcgtattcttgctgaagaggttcgtaaaattgattttggtgaaacgttcaaagattctgctctgaatgtggaaaacaggggcagaggtaatgatagaaatttcaaccgaggtaagagcagatctgtgtcaaggagcaggaggagtcagtccaagtctgggaggacatttgagtgctggaattgtggtaaacatggtcgtctgaagaggaactgcaaaacaccgaagaaaaatggtgatgataaaaataatgcagccaacgttgttacagaatctgtcactgatgtgttacttctgtctgttgatagcccgatagattcatgggttttgaactcaggagcgtctttccacaccactgctcacaaagaattaatggagaattatatggctggaaactgtgggaaagtttatctcgcagatggtgagccactggatattgttggcattggtgacatcaaattgaagatgaaaaatggttctgtttggaagattaataaggtgagacacattccaggtttaatgcgcaatctgatttctgttacacaacttgatgaagaagatcacaatttcagttgtggaaatggtgcatggaaggtgactaaaggagcaattgttgttgctcgaggtcataaaactggaacgttatacacgacttcaacttgcagagaaatagttgctgctgtagttgatgactcgaagaatagtgagttgtggcattgcaagttgggccatatgagtgaaaaatggatgaaaattcttttaaagaatggacagattccagaactgaagtctgttgaacatcagttatgtgaaaattgtattcttggaaaacagaaacgggtgagttttttaaagattgggaaggagctcaagaaagaaagattaGAGTttgtacacactgatgtgtggggacctgcacctgtttcttctattggtgGATCATagtactatgtgacttttatagatgattcaacaagaaaagtatgagtttactttatgaagcacaagtctgaagtatttgctattttcaagaagtggaaggctttggttgaaaatgaaacaaatcagaaagttaagtgcttgagattcgacaatggaggtgaatatatcaatctagatttcaaagaatattgtgctgtgaatgggatcagtatggtgaagactgttccccgaacggctcaagagaatggagtagctgaacgaatgaatcgaacattgaacgagcgtgctagaagcatgagattgcatgcagggcggCTGCCTAAAACTTTCTGGGCataagctattaatactgctgcctatttgataaacaggggaccctctgttcctcttgaatttagaattcctaaaaaagcttggagcaataaaaaggtaaatctttcttatttgaaagtgtttggttgtttatcatatgttcatattaatgaatgtgataggagcaagcttgatccaaagtctaataaatgttttttcattggttatggtgatatcgagtttggttatcgtttctgggataatcaaaatcggaagatcattcgtagcagaaatgttatcttcaatgaacatgttctctacaaagattgtgttgggaagacatcagatggtgattccaagttggaagagactggtacagtcgatttgagacaattttcagctgaatatataccggttgtcgaagaagaacaatgtgttgttgaagatgaaatcattgagaatgtggccccagaggtaaatcagcaaacatcggttatacagttgagaagatcatcaaggaatcgaaaaccagttgagaggtggtctccatctctgaactatatcttgttgacagatagaggtgaacctgaatgttatgaggaagcaatacaatatgatgaatcgattaagtgggagtctgctatgaaagatgagatggactctttgatgttgaatcatacttgggagctcactgagctaccaaagggaaagaaagcacttcacaacaaatggatcttcaggattaaagaagaacatgataaaaccatgaggtacaaagCAAGGTTGGTTGtaaaaggatttcaacagaaaaaaggtattgactacaatgagatcttctctccagtagttaaattgatgacaatcagaactattttgagtttagttgtgaaagaagacattcatcttcaacaaatggatgtcaaaactacttttcttcatggtgatttagatgaagagatttgtatgcgacaaccagaaggatttgaaatcaaaggaaaagatgagcttgtgtgtaagcttcagaagagtctgtatggtttgaaacaggctccaaggcaatggtacaagaagttcgatagcttcatgaaaagtaacaattttttggggtgtgaagctgatcattgctgctatatcaagaggtttgataaatcgtacattattcttcttctctatgttgatgacatgttgattgctagagctagcttgtatgagattaaaaagctcaagaaagagttgtctgaaaagtttgcaatgaaggatttgggtgctgctaaacaaatccttgggatgagaattttcagggatgaagaagttctcaagctttcacaagaagaatatgtgaagaaagtttttagcaggttcaacttgtatgatgcaaaaccagttactacccccttagctagtcacttcagactatctaaagatcagtcgccttcaacagaggaggagaaaaattacatggtcactgttccgtatgcctctgtcattggttgtattatgtatgcgatggtttgcacaagaccagacatagcacatgcagtgggagttgttagcagattcatgagcaacccgggtagacaacattgggaagcaataaagtggatactacgatacttaagaggaagtacgggtctcgctttgtgtttttcgaaagtctaatatgggtttagaaggatatgttgatgctgacaatggtggtgatgttgatagtaggaagagcaaaacagggtacatttatactctgggaggtactgcaatcaattgtgtatcaaaattgcagaagattgttgctctttctagttgtgaagcagagtatgttgctgtgacagaagctactaaggagatgatgtggttacaaccctttttgcgagaattgggtcaagactacgagggaagtgtgttgcgatgcgacagtcagagtgccattcatttggcaaagaatcctgtttatcatggtaggacgaagcatatacaggttcgttatcatttcatccggtcagctttagaagatggagtattagctttTGAGAAGATTCCCGAGAGTGAGAAttcagctgatatgttgacgaaagctgtgacaaatgagaaactgaagttgtgtgcaacttcagttggtcttcttcgttaagacaccgaatggaaaaccactaccgatcgagagatgatgaagttagtctccaagtgagagattgttgagttatggagcctacacttataatatatattctacattgttaattagagttgggttttcttttttttggttttgggcttgggcctgaccaaagttatttaggtttattacctgaatgtttaccctataaatatgtgattattaagagtttacattgtgagacagaattctagagagataaagtgtgaggcaaaaacgttgtattccttcttcttcttcatagtaaatttAGTgatggctgaagtggatgtagctcaatttgagtgaaccactataaatctgtgtgttcttgtgttcttcttttctgtgtttttacagattgttttcaaacaggtcggatttgggagatacaaattctaacagtattgatatatataaataaaataataatttaaaatatattgtattttagtattttatttaatgatttaagtGGAGTAATAGATGAGAATgagtgaaataatgtttgagttatttaaaaaactcaaaccGAAGAAAGCCTAAGATAATATCGACCCCTAGAAGTTTGGTTTTCCATCCTTTGTGAGGTATGACGACACTACCAAGTTATTTAACCTTCTTGCTTTGTTCCCAAAAATTTTCCCAAAGTAGATAACTTCTATGGgttaattaagtataataaaacTAATGAAATCCTCGGCTATCATTTGAggtaagagttttttttattacaataatatccCTCCCGTGAGAGAACAAAGAGAACTCTCAAATGCTTGCAGGGGATCTTATTCCATAATAAAGAGCAATAGTTCTTGAAGAAAGAATATATAAAGTAGTCCTTGAAGTATTGGTTAAGATAAATATAGAATATACAAGTTAGTTATAAGGGATACAATTGGTATTCTTGATTAATGAAGTGTATAAATAGATGATAGTAGGGTTGTATTATACGTTAAGCTCAAGAcaactaattataataaataaataaaacaaaagttaATATGAACTTGTCATAGTAACACATAAtcataaaaattcaaatcattCATATAACACTAACAGAAGATACTAATCACAAATTGCACAAGCCCATTACCATTGATACATATCCAGAAACCTATTTTTTCTTGCCTTTTTTAACATCAGTTGAAGCAGCAGCTGCTTTCGCCAAGGAGCTAGGTTTCATAACACTCTTGGGATTGAACGCTTTTCTGATTTTAAAAACAGCCCATGCACTTCCAATAGCATGTCCCGCAGCATCAAGCCCTTCACTTGTTGCCTTACCAGCTTCTTCTCCATATCTGAATTCATCACcataaaatatacaataatcAGATTCACAATAATTAGATGTCAACTGGTTGAAGGAACAAACAGAAGTATTTATTTACTTGTGGGTGACAAATTCAGTAGTTACAGTGGATGAAGTTGACATAACATTCTTCCCAGAAACTTCAACAGCATCACATATTTTGCCTGAGGTTATTTTTCAGTAGAAAAACTTGCAATGAATTAACAACATTCAATTGATTCAATAAAAAGGAAACATATAACACAAGCTGGAAtagctcagttggttagagcgtGTGGCTGTTAACCACAAGGTCGGAGGTTCAAGCCCTCCTTCTAGcgatctttttttttctttggaaaAATTATAACAAAGAAGCATATGATTTGAATTCTAATCATGTCCATGCCTTCCCATACATTTTGGATTAATGACACCACAACaagaattttcaaataaaattcatgAGAAGATGAAATCACAGTTAACTACCAACATAAAAAAGACTATGAAGAAATACTAAGTTTCAGAAAACTAGCTCTTTGATTTGATTATGGAGTAATAATGCTACAGAGAATTTAGATATGTGAACTCAGCAAAATCTCCATCAAAGTTGGAATGCTCCTGACCCAGAATATGCGGGCTTAAAAGGACATAGGTTATACATAGGCAAACAACAAGTCACCACAACTCTAAGCTTTAAAACGTACAAATTGTTaagaggaatgatagagagcaAAAATTCAGTGTCATGAATGGTGTTTAGAATGATGTGATAACACGTAATTAAACTTAAATCTAATAGGAGTGATAAATTTCATTTTCCATGTCCAATCGGGTATTGTCACCTCAATTCAACACCAATAATGACACCAAATTTTCACTCTttttatcattactcttatGTTAATTATAGCCTCACAGAGGCTATATATAACTAAGGTAAAAAACTGGACTAAAATAACTAAAACACACTTCTAAGAAGTAGCCTAGATTTTCTGTGAAATTTGGGTATAAAAAACAAAGATAACAgacaaaggaaaacaaaatataaaatgttaggCAAATATCATGAAACTTGAATGGGGAGCCATACCAAATCCATCAAGGGAAGCAAGAATAATTTCCCCAGGAAGGAGACTAAAGAACTTCTTGCCCACTTTAGAATTAGCAACTGAACTTGTAAAGAATCCCGAAACCTTAATAACCCCTGAAAGAATCCCACCAGCAACTTTTTCTGTCATCTTTGACACCCTCTTGACCCTGCAACCAACCATTACACCAAATGAATAAACAACATTAATTAGAAAGCTTAAGACTTGAACAATTAACATACCTTCTAATCTTCTTTAATGTTTCCGGACGGACCTTTGTTGGTGTATTTGGCTTCGATCTTCTCTTTGCAATCTCATTACCCCACTTGAGTCTTTCAACAGTTACATCACCACACCACAAAATCCCCTTAATTAACTGACCAGAACCAGCAGTAATTAACTTTGCCGCAGTTCCACTATAATCTTCTACATTTGGTGCAAGAGTAGTCCAATAAGCAGCACATTCCCCTTCaaccttctccttcttcttctctgaCTTCAAATCCATCGGAGACAACTCTTTAACACTAGATCCATTCATCACATCCACCTTCTTTTCAACTTCCTGTACCGAAAAGCTACTGTAATGCTCCAAAATCCGATCCAATTCCTTTAACAGATTTTCTTGACCCTTAGATGCTATAGTCAACCCATAGTTCAGAAAATCACTAGCctcgtcttcttcatcattgGGTGCCTTGAACGAGAAGAAGTAATGCGATTCGTCGAGTTTCACCGCCGCTTGGTCCTTGGCTAACGGCCACTGGATCTGATCAGAGACGCGGACTATAATAGCAACGGTGCTGTCACCTTGTTGGATCTTAAAGATAGAAAGATCGCCGTAAGCTAGTTCAACGCTGTACTGGTCGTCGATTAGATGGAGAATAGCGCCAGGGATTCTGAGGATAATCTCTTCGAACGCCTCTAGAGGGGCGGATGGAGTGGATTGTTGTGTAATTTCGTCATTGTCGGGGAATAAGTTCTCGACGAGGTCTGTCATGTCGATTTGAGGGTAGAGATTTGTTCCTGAGGAGTAGTTTGTGTTAGGGTTGGATTGGAATGCATCTGTATCGGATTGAATCACTTGGGGATACAGAGGAGTTCTGATGTTAGGGTTCTGGGACGCCATTTGATCTATCTCTTTCTTGATTGGTAAATTGTGGGTGGTTTGAAGCAGATGTTAATGGAGATTTGACAGGAGCGTTGGAGGACGAACCATTTTGTGTGTAAACCGTGTTGTGTCCAAAGAAGTATATGAGTCTTCCCGCGTAAGTAACTCTAAAGTTACACATTATATTTTGTTGAgttactttaatttttgaaattttcaaattgtttcaaattacctcaaattcaaattgtaaaaAGGAAATAATTTAAGTCCAAATATTACTATTCTAGAATGTATATctcaaatttgatttaaatcttattttgaataataaatttagttCGTATTCATAATATTACGTTTATTCTTACAAAGGGGATATTAGTTggataattcaataaatattacAAGTTAGTATTACGatatcataattcaaaattcatattttgtaatctctgtcatgttgattaattttatttttttttttgaaaaacatgttgattaaattttaactatatgATTATGAGACAatttttttatcctttaaaaataatatattttttattgcttaaagattattttaagGGAGAACACAAACCCACTGTATCTAAATATGGTAGAGACAAATGAGCAACAACATCAATGTCACCTTAGTCTATAACATTGTTGTCTAGAAATGGAAGGAAACAAATACATTGTCGTTTAAtaatgaagttgaagaagatgtCTAATGACAAATGTTTACCCGCAAGTAAGacttggaaaaataaatataacatgtATAAGAGAAATATTTGTCTACTTTCAAGTAAATTAAcgttttgtaatattttaaatgattttagatatttagagtgtaaattcaaataaaaataaatgtacaatGAACAATTTCCAACAGCAATAAATGTAGAAAGagtaattttaaacaaaaataaatgtataagtaataatttcaaacaagatCATTTATCGGGAGTTAtttcgaatatatatatatatatatatatatatatatatatatataatattatttaattttaaatccgttttttaaataacacataCCCGTTTTGTGATAGTAATGGATCACGTTATTTCGGGGATTGACCCACGCATAAAATTTGAAacagttaaaattttaaaataatatataaaatttgaattcacaacctaaaatatgaatataacactttaactaactaaattaataaaattttatattttaaattttacttaaaCTACGACATTATGAAAAAATCATCTTATATATATGtggtatatttatttttatttttctaaatcttACTTATGGGTAAAACATTTACATTACGTCTTTAGATGATTTCTTCAACTCCATTCTTAAACGACGATGCATATTTTTCATTCTATAACCAGACAAAAATTATTGCAGACTAAGGCGACGACGAGGTTGTTACACATTTGTCTCCTCTATATTTAGATATTGTATGTTTGCGTTTTGCTCCAAAATTAtctctaataataaaaaactattaatattgaaagaaaatgtttattgattttataactaaaatgtaaaaataatatgatagagattacaaaatataaaatatgatattgtaATACAAAACCCGTAATAAGTTTGAATCGAtcgaatatatatttataccaaaAGGGCGACTATCCTCTTAGtgtaatttgatttaaaaacgaaataaatttattagtcaaaataagCTTGTAACCCTTGGAAAAACAACTTTGTGTTGGTCTATATTAAAAGCTCTAG includes:
- the LOC124942186 gene encoding protein EARLY-RESPONSIVE TO DEHYDRATION 7, chloroplastic-like, producing the protein MASQNPNIRTPLYPQVIQSDTDAFQSNPNTNYSSGTNLYPQIDMTDLVENLFPDNDEITQQSTPSAPLEAFEEIILRIPGAILHLIDDQYSVELAYGDLSIFKIQQGDSTVAIIVRVSDQIQWPLAKDQAAVKLDESHYFFSFKAPNDEEDEASDFLNYGLTIASKGQENLLKELDRILEHYSSFSVQEVEKKVDVMNGSSVKELSPMDLKSEKKKEKVEGECAAYWTTLAPNVEDYSGTAAKLITAGSGQLIKGILWCGDVTVERLKWGNEIAKRRSKPNTPTKVRPETLKKIRRVKRVSKMTEKVAGGILSGVIKVSGFFTSSVANSKVGKKFFSLLPGEIILASLDGFGKICDAVEVSGKNVMSTSSTVTTEFVTHKYGEEAGKATSEGLDAAGHAIGSAWAVFKIRKAFNPKSVMKPSSLAKAAAASTDVKKGKKK